Proteins encoded by one window of Ignavibacteriota bacterium:
- a CDS encoding enoyl-CoA hydratase/isomerase family protein, producing the protein MNYDYIKYEKIEGSVYITMNRPDVLNSFNNQMSKEFQDALDIAGNDKTVRAVCLKGEGRAFCAGQDLSEAISGEYSIKDIVINQYNPIILKIREIEKPLIAAVNGVAAGAGANIALACDIVIASEKASFIQSFSAIGLIPDSGGTYFLPRLIGLPKASAIMMLGDKIPAKVAEEYGMIYKCTPENEFQDSVNEIMSKISKMPTFGLALTKKALNMTYNNNLTSQLELEAELQSMAGDSYDYSEGVNAFLQKRKPEFRGQ; encoded by the coding sequence ATGAATTACGATTATATCAAATATGAGAAAATAGAAGGCTCGGTGTATATAACTATGAACCGACCTGACGTTTTGAATAGTTTTAATAATCAAATGTCGAAAGAGTTTCAGGATGCCCTTGATATAGCAGGTAATGATAAGACGGTTCGTGCAGTTTGTCTGAAAGGAGAAGGTCGGGCATTTTGTGCAGGTCAGGATTTATCGGAAGCAATCAGCGGAGAATATTCAATTAAGGATATTGTAATTAATCAATATAATCCAATTATTTTGAAAATTCGTGAAATCGAAAAGCCTTTAATTGCTGCCGTCAATGGTGTTGCTGCCGGAGCCGGTGCAAATATAGCTCTTGCCTGCGATATAGTAATTGCTTCTGAAAAAGCATCGTTTATTCAATCATTTTCAGCAATCGGACTTATTCCCGATAGTGGCGGGACATACTTCCTCCCAAGGCTGATTGGACTTCCTAAAGCAAGCGCAATCATGATGCTTGGTGATAAAATTCCTGCGAAAGTCGCTGAAGAGTATGGCATGATTTACAAATGTACTCCGGAAAATGAGTTTCAGGATTCTGTTAATGAAATAATGAGTAAGATTTCTAAAATGCCTACATTTGGTTTAGCTTTAACAAAGAAGGCTTTGAATATGACCTATAATAATAATCTGACTTCTCAACTCGAACTTGAAGCAGAATTACAAAGTATGGCAGGTGATTCTTATGATTATTCTGAAGGAGTAAATGCATTTTTACAGAAGCGTAAACCCGAATTTAGAGGACAATAG